The following DNA comes from Microbacterium wangchenii.
GATAGCTCCCACGCGTGCCGCCAGGCCGCGATCGGTTCCGCCGAGGAGGAACCCCGACGCGATGCCGACGGCGAGGGCGACCAGCCCCAGGATCACGAGCGTGCCGAAGCTGGAGACGTCGAACAGTCCCTGCAGCGCGAAGTAGCAGATGTACGCGATCGCACCGTTCAGGCCCGCCACGAGGAGCGCGCGCCGGTTCTCCAGACCCGTCAGGAGGGCCGTGGTCAGGATGACGGTCCCGCCGATGATGAGCAGGAGGCCGATCGGACCGAGCCCGGGCTGGCGGAACCAGTCCGTGACGTCGAAGTACACCAGCAGTGCCGCCGTGGCGGCGCCGGAGATCCCCGCGACGGCGAGCCGACGGCGCATCGGGCCGCCGATCATGGCCTGCCACACGATCGCGCTGACGACGGTGACCACGGCGATCAGCCAGATCGGGATCGTCGTCTCGGACTGGAGGAAGTTGTTGAAGCCGATGGCCAGGAACTCCTTGAGGAGCACGGCCACGAGGAAGGCGGGGAGGGAGTAGAGGAAGAAGCTCAGCAGCGTGACGCCGAAGTCGAACCCGCTGTACTGGCGCAGAGCGGTGACGACGCCGACGGCCACACCCAGGACGATCGCGACGAAGAAGGCGATGGTCACCAGCTGCAGCGTCGAGGTCATCGCCATGGGAAGGATGGCGGTGACCTCCGCGTTGGAGATCGTGGTGCCCAGGTCGCAGGTGCCCACGAACGGCACGAGACACTGCGCGGCACCCCCGAGCCACAGGAAGTAGCGCAGCACCGGCGGCACGTCGAGGTCGAGTGCGGCGATGCGGGCGGCGATGAGCTGCTCGCGGTTGGGGGCGTTGCTGCCTTCGAGGTCCTGGAGCGGGTTGCCGGCGTTCGCGGACAGCACGTACATGAGGAACGAGGCTGCCAGCAGCACCAGGATCGAGACGGCGATGCGCCTGAGGACGAATCCGACCATCGCGTTGTCACTTCTTTCGATCGGGCCGAGTCACGCGTTGTGCGCGCTTCGGACAGGATAGTCGCGCTCGTGGCACGAACGTGCGGGGCGCCGGAGCCCGTGGACTCCGGCGCCCCGTGGGCGCGTGTGCGCCCGGGTGTCACCTAGCGGGGATCAGCCGGCGAGGGTCCACTCCTGCGCGTTCCAGACGATGCCGGTCTGGCCACCGAAGTACTCGATGCCTTCGACCGTGCCGTTGTCTGCGAACAGACCCGGCGACTGGAAGAGGGGCAGACCGTAGAAGTCGGCGGCGGTGGCCGCGTCGATCTCGATCTTGATCTCCGACAGGCGGTCCTCGTCGAGGGTCACCTGGCTCTCGTCCACGAGCGCGTCGACCTCGGGGTTGGAGTAGAAGTTGTAGTTTCCACCACCGTTGGTCTTGAAGATCTGCGGCAGGGCGGCGTTACCGGCACCCGGCGAGACCCATCCGAAGATCGACGCGTCGTAGCTGCCGCTGCCCAGGAGCGCGCTCCAGTCGGGCGAGCCGGCGTCCTCGATGATGAAGCCCGCCTCCTGAGCCGACTGCTGGATGGCCCGGAAGCTGTCCACGCGGTTGGGGTTGTTGGTGTTGTACAGGATGCGGACCGTCGGGGTCGCACCGGCGAGGAGCGCCTTGGCGCCCTCGATGTCGGGCTCGGTGAACTGGTCGTATCCGCTCGCGGACACGGCCTCACCGTACTCGGCGTCGGTGGGCAGGAAGATCTGCGAGTTCAGCACGCCGGCCTCGGGGTTCACCGGGGTGACCATCGACTCGAGGATCTGCTGACGCGGGATCGTCTTGAGGAACGCCTCGCGAACGGCCGGGTCGGCGAAGACACCGGTGAAGTTTAGGTCGAGGTGGTCGTACGCGAGCTGGTCGCCCGGGATGACCGTGGCGTTGGCGTTTTCGAGCGCCGTCAGCGTGTCGGCCGAGGGCTGCGGCTGGATCGCGTTGACCTCGCCGTTCTGAAGAGCCGTGACCTGTGCGTTGGCGTCGCCGATGAAGCGGACGATGAGCTGGTCGTACGCCGGCGACATGTCGCCCTTGTACTCGGGGTTCTTCTCCAGCGTGATGCTGGACTCCGGGACGAAGTCGGTCACGATGAACGGACCGCTCGCGACGAGGAGGCTCTCATCCTCGGGCATCGCGGTGACGTCGTAGCCGGTGTTCCAGAACTCGGCGGCCGCCTGCAGCGTCGGGTTCGGCGCGACGGGGGCCTCCGGGTTGCCCTCGGGGAGGGTGTTGATGAGCTCGATGAACTCCTCGAGCGACACGCCGGCCTTCTCGGCGATCACGTGCGCGGGCTTGCCGATCGGGTTGACCAGCTCCCAGTCCACGAACGGCGTCTCGTAGGTCAGCGTCATCGACATGTTGTCTTCGCTGATCTCGGGGAACGAGGTGGTGTCCAGACCCGCCGTGCTGCCGGCGAGGGTGAAGTACTGCGTGCCGCCGTTGGTCGAGTCGCCCGTGGCGGGGTCGATGATCGCGTCGTCGAACCATCCGGAGTCGATGACCCAGTTCACGAGCATGTCATCGGCGGTGATGGGCTCGCCGTCGCTCCAGGTGAGGCCCTCGTTGAGGGTGTACTCGACCGTCAGCGGGTCGTCGGAGATCTTCTCGAAGGTGCCGAAGTCCTCGTTGGGCAGGACGGAGTAGTCGGAGTCGAGGCGCTGGAAGCCACCGAGTCCGAGATCTCCGCTGACGCCGGTGAGGTACCCGATCATGCCGTTGGTGTCGAGGTTGGCGTCGGGGGTGTCGCCGTTGAACGACGTGAACGCGTTCGTCGTGGCGATCGTGATGGTGCCGCCGTCGGACGCGGTCTCCTCGTCCGTCCCACCGCTGGTGGTGCAGCCGGCGAGCGCGAGAGCCGCCACTGCGACACCTGCCCCTGCCGTCAAGGCGCGCTTGCGCCATGTCATTCCTGACACATTTCCTCCTGTGCAAAGGGTGATGCGCCCGCCCAGGCAGCGATGCCCATTCCGGGGGGCGCGGATAGGGAAACGATAAGGACGGGTGCAGGGTTGGTCAAAACTCCTGTGGAAAACGTTACAGACCCTTAATTCGCGAGGAACGAAGTGTGGCAATCTGACAAGGTGCGGATGTCCGACCCGCGGATCGCCGCGACTTTCCCCCCGCCGCTGCCGGTCTCCGCGCGCGCAGACCGTGTGAGGCTGTGCTGGGAGGTCGGCCTCGTCCTCGCGGTGAGCGTGGGCCAGTCGGCGCTGTACTCGGTGCTGTCCCTCATCCGCGCGTCGCTTCGCACGACCCCGATCGGCCAGCAGCAGACGCAGCTGAACCCCGCTCGCGACGCCGAGGCGCTGTGGGATGTGCTGTACCGGTTCCTCGACATCGCCTTCTCCCTCGCGATCGTCGGACTCGTGATCTACCTCCTGTGGGAGCCGGGTCGCAGCGCCCTGCAGCGCATCGGCCTGGACTTCCGCCGGTTCGGGGGCGACCTCGGCCGGGCCGCGGTGCTCATGGCGGTCATCGGCGTCCCCGGGCTCGCGCTGTACGCCGCATCCCGCCTGCTGGGGCTGAACGTCGCCGTCGTCGCCTCCCCACTGGACTCGGCGTGGTGGGTCGTGCCCCTGCTGGTGCTCTCGGCGCTGCGGGCGGGGCTGACCGAGGAGATCATCTTCCTCGGCTACCTCTTCGACCGGCTCCGACGACTGGGGTGGTCGTGGTGGGGCATCATCCTCACCACCGCCGCCCTGCGCGGCGCGTACCACGCATACCAGGGCGTCGGCGCGATCGTCGGGAACTTCGCGATGGGCCTCGTCTTCGGGTGGTGCTACCGCCGGTGGGGCCGCGTGATGCCGCTCGTGATCGCCCACACCCTGATCGACATCGTCGCGTTCGTCGGCTATCCGCTGGCCGCCGCCCTGTGGCCCGCCGTCTTCGCCCCGCCCTCCCCCTGACCCTCCCCCGCCGTCCCGCCCGCCCGCCCGCACCATCCGCGCGGCCTGCGGCCACACCATCCGCGAGACTGCACGCCACCGGCGAGACAGCGGCTTTATGTCGCGGTCTCGCCGGTGCGGTGCAGTGTCGCGGGGACGCGAGGCGTCGCGGCCCGGCCTGCACAGGGCGCGCCGTGGGGGCGGCTGTCCACAGAACGTCGGCGCGGCGGCAGGGAAGGCGGGCCGGAGCAGAGGGTGGCCGGATGACAGACGTGATGCCGCTCCTGACGAGCCCGATCCCCCTCATCCACGCGCGGGATGCTCCGCACACGACGCGAGCCGTGCGGGCCGGCGAGCTCGTGCCGGTGCTGCGCGGCGTGTATGCGCCCGCGGCGGATTGGGCGCGCTTGGCTCCGTGGGAGCGGCACCTCGCACGCGTCCACGCGCTGGTGCTGCTGCGGCCGGACGATCCGGCGTGCCTGGAGTCGGCGGCGGCGCTGCACGGCCTGCCGATCTTCGGCGATCCGGGAACCGTCCATGTGATCGCATCCGCCGACGCGACCTCGCGGCTCATCGGCGGGGTGCAGACGCACACGACGCGGGATGCCCGGGAGATCGGCACCGTGGGCGGCGCGCTCCTGACCGGACTGGTCGACACGGTGATCGACATCGCGCGCGTGCGCCATCCGGCGATCGCCCTCGCCACGGCGGATGCGGCCCTGCGCCGAGACCCGTCGCTCACCGTGGAGGCGCTGGTGGCGGCGAATGAATCCCGCTCGTCCACGCGCGGCCGGCGCCATGCACGCTGGGCGCTGCACCGGGCGTCTGCCCTGCCGGAGTCTCCGTTGGAGTCCATCGACCGGGCGGTGATCGAGTGGCTGGGATTCCCCGAGCCGGAACTGCAGGTGCACATCGGCGATGACCGCGTCGACAAGTGGTGGGCCGACCGCGCCGTGGCCGGTGAGAGCGATGGCGACCTCAAGTACGACGGCCGGTTCGGCGACCCGCTCACCGCGTTGCGGGAGCGGCACCGGCGGGACGCGCGGCTGTTCCGCCACGGTGCCCGCGCGGTACCGCACTGGGGCTGGTCGGAGGCGCTGGCCGCCGATCCGCTCGACTCGCTCCTCCGCTCGGCGGGGCTGCGCAGCATCCGTCCCCGCGAGCACGCGCCGCTGTTCTCCCTTCAGCGCGCCCTGTCCCGCCCCCGTTGACCCCGCCCCGTGGACCCCGCTCGCCCGCGAGACTGCGCGCCACCGGCCAGACCGCGACATTATGTCGAGGTCTCGTCGGGTGCGTGCAGTCTCGCGGTAGGGGCGGTAGGGGCCGGGGCCGGGCGGGGTCAGGCGAAGGCCTCGGGTGGGGGGCAGGCGCACACGAGGTTGCGGTCGCCGTAGGCCTGGTCGACGCGGCGTACGGGGGGCCAGTACTTCGTCCGGACGAGGGACCGCACGGGGTAGACCGCCTGCTCGCGGGAATACGGATGCGTCCACTCGCCGCTCACGACCGACTCGGCCGTGTGCGGGGCATTGGTCAGCGGATTGTCGTCGGCGGGCCAGTCCCCCGCCGCCACCGCGTGCGCCTCCGTGTGGATCGCGATCATCGCCTCGACGAACCGGTCGAGCTCACCGAGGTCCTCCGACTCGGTCGGCTCGACCATGAGCGTCCCGGCGACGGGGAACGACATCGTGGGCGCGTGGAAGCCGTAGTCGATGAGCCGCTTGGCGACGTCGTCGACCGTGACGCCGGTCTCCTCCCGCAGCGGACGCAGGTCGAGGATGCACTCGTGCGCGACGAGCCCACCCTCCCCCGCGTACAGCACGGGGTAGTGCTCGCGCAGGCGCGCGGCGATGTAGTTCGCGGCGAGGACGGCGGATGCGGTGGCCTCCCGCAGCCCGTCGGCTCCCATCATCCGCACGTACGCCCACGAGATCGGCAGGATGCCCGCCGACCCGTGCGGAGCGGCAGACACCGGCCCGCCGTCGAAGACGCCCCCCGCATGGTCGGCGCGCTGGGAGAAGGGATGCGACGGCAGGTGCGGCGCGAGGTGCGCCTTGGCCGCGACGGGCCCGACGCCGGGCCCGCCTCCCCCGTGCGGGATCGCGAACGTCTTGTGCAGGTTCAGGTGCGACA
Coding sequences within:
- a CDS encoding ABC transporter permease, coding for MVGFVLRRIAVSILVLLAASFLMYVLSANAGNPLQDLEGSNAPNREQLIAARIAALDLDVPPVLRYFLWLGGAAQCLVPFVGTCDLGTTISNAEVTAILPMAMTSTLQLVTIAFFVAIVLGVAVGVVTALRQYSGFDFGVTLLSFFLYSLPAFLVAVLLKEFLAIGFNNFLQSETTIPIWLIAVVTVVSAIVWQAMIGGPMRRRLAVAGISGAATAALLVYFDVTDWFRQPGLGPIGLLLIIGGTVILTTALLTGLENRRALLVAGLNGAIAYICYFALQGLFDVSSFGTLVILGLVALAVGIASGFLLGGTDRGLAARVGAIVAVISSGFVVLDRFMQAWPVYMDNPRINGRPIATVGASTPGFSGDVWLSGIDSFTHLLLPTIALLLISFASYTRYARAGMLDVMNQDYIRTARAKGVSERTVVMRHALRNMLIPIVTLIATDVGTLLGGAVITERVFAISGMGSLFVASIERVDVNPVMGYFLVIAITAIVFNFLADLAYAVLDPRVRVVA
- a CDS encoding ABC transporter family substrate-binding protein, yielding MTWRKRALTAGAGVAVAALALAGCTTSGGTDEETASDGGTITIATTNAFTSFNGDTPDANLDTNGMIGYLTGVSGDLGLGGFQRLDSDYSVLPNEDFGTFEKISDDPLTVEYTLNEGLTWSDGEPITADDMLVNWVIDSGWFDDAIIDPATGDSTNGGTQYFTLAGSTAGLDTTSFPEISEDNMSMTLTYETPFVDWELVNPIGKPAHVIAEKAGVSLEEFIELINTLPEGNPEAPVAPNPTLQAAAEFWNTGYDVTAMPEDESLLVASGPFIVTDFVPESSITLEKNPEYKGDMSPAYDQLIVRFIGDANAQVTALQNGEVNAIQPQPSADTLTALENANATVIPGDQLAYDHLDLNFTGVFADPAVREAFLKTIPRQQILESMVTPVNPEAGVLNSQIFLPTDAEYGEAVSASGYDQFTEPDIEGAKALLAGATPTVRILYNTNNPNRVDSFRAIQQSAQEAGFIIEDAGSPDWSALLGSGSYDASIFGWVSPGAGNAALPQIFKTNGGGNYNFYSNPEVDALVDESQVTLDEDRLSEIKIEIDAATAADFYGLPLFQSPGLFADNGTVEGIEYFGGQTGIVWNAQEWTLAG
- a CDS encoding CPBP family intramembrane glutamic endopeptidase, translating into MSDPRIAATFPPPLPVSARADRVRLCWEVGLVLAVSVGQSALYSVLSLIRASLRTTPIGQQQTQLNPARDAEALWDVLYRFLDIAFSLAIVGLVIYLLWEPGRSALQRIGLDFRRFGGDLGRAAVLMAVIGVPGLALYAASRLLGLNVAVVASPLDSAWWVVPLLVLSALRAGLTEEIIFLGYLFDRLRRLGWSWWGIILTTAALRGAYHAYQGVGAIVGNFAMGLVFGWCYRRWGRVMPLVIAHTLIDIVAFVGYPLAAALWPAVFAPPSP